In Oreochromis aureus strain Israel breed Guangdong linkage group 15, ZZ_aureus, whole genome shotgun sequence, a single genomic region encodes these proteins:
- the LOC116321028 gene encoding uncharacterized protein LOC116321028 produces MKVPQDVDISQTERELTSPPSPKRSRPECRVMNDHSGLSRFDFPELLTFRKTNHSPSSASTLQKTEGLISTLECLEDEKSQERPQDTKSDVSPNTALTESYLLLGKEEQLPVTETDKLSFYQSDDTDSSLGESATIASTNTSSHSDGRLPGTSLKDQTPGGCSPSTGNEKYRRQVQKNVNEMQTRNEEVRCQPNCTNKESVRDGGFCSTRSQFAEVVETTQKRTEPEFNEYIFFTKEESGSKRSSSDYADSKPLCSDPVEEPSGNLAEVGKKEKNDLGLQFCEKENVSVCDGKTEGQVNKKGLILFAAECGERSILSHDVMLERNPANESTNLDVDDLCGEKRADGACKIIAKAQSETADHTTVTTLPDRISQELAEGDNDEGPFHVIDPAICSETDREAEENCCNSASAAGPKLSPSVEVDTMEMPLPLHSHMRPSEKVSCPDRTECFNNESRTWHQEGANDDFCQAGPQSSSITTNETHTTFIECDCQWKSRFSRSPTKPLPPGDHAIEGSHGSMGHEFKEQSRSSCFSVRLDHLETSEVEHSQRGIDSLDMTAVIKESKEIFCFVKELEINEYMNPKRTVELEEKPLLQNEQHKDNTTEVLTCDCKAEWNKGEAHEWDNELKLTETEQRSKLERLSDQPFSADISMTEVGEEERKEVTEVGDEMKSDGPENSETLVQSEDYVQRQNDHKADMTQLSSGEGADEWTEWSKLPLGSEDGQEHKLSCVSDCQDKAENKADFLAFSFSSTTDAVVPCQGNLSHSQKAHSNPTSINCSDRFSPLPSAFCNLVPEGFDTFEKIQLSPDDDDDATGVGNIPVLVRLPGQRLKTPERLLYHFMSVAESNMHERIPEEEEECITENMANRLLSSNSACNELPNFILGADAIALEWPEREPNCESVCDSSEHIQDELNPELMSSTVSAESDSPASGVNSCAEFEMKNQFDSVLKELNLFFEISRNDFENDCKPDFISPEQCTDRTKVLEGSASERTERLTSPDVGRHRGAASDDVAEDHSLHMCEGDPVVSRTAVSSDGEQEVPLSGHLCWEAPVAEKHRGAPEQPRRLEPLKTCARPIRVGLSKRAKTKHLHRPRPYK; encoded by the exons ATGAAAGTCCCACAAGATGTTGACATCTCACAAACAGAGAGGGAGCTCACGTCACCACCCTCCCCAAAACGATCCAGACCTGAGTGTAGAGTGATGAATGACCACAGTGGGTTAAGCAGGTTCGACTTTCCAGAGCTTTTGACGTTTAGGAAAACTAATCATTCCCCATCATCAGCAAGTACCCTGCAGAAAACCGAGGGCCTGATTAGCACACTTGAATGTTTGGAAGATGAGAAATCTCAGGAGCGACCACAAGACACTAAGTCTGATGTCAGTCCTAATACTGCGTTGACTGAGAGCTACCTACTCCTGGGGAAAGAGGAGCAGCTTCCAGTTACTGAAACAGACAAActcagcttttaccagtcagaTGATACAGATAGTTCATTAGGAGAATCTGCCACCATAGCCAGTACCAACACATCCAGTCATTCTGATGGCAGGCTACCAGGGACATCCCTTAAAGATCAAACCCCTGGCGGTTGCAGTCCTTCCActggaaatgaaaaatacaggAGACAGGTCCAAAAAAATGTCAACGAAATGCAGACAAGAAATGAAGAGGTCAGATGTCAACCTAATTGTACTAATAAAGAATCAGTCCGTGACGGAGGTTTCTGTAGCACAAGGAGCCAATTTGCTGAAGTTGTAGAGACGACTCAGAAGAGGACTGAACCTGAATTTAATgagtatattttttttactaagGAAGAGAGTGGGAGTAAGAGATCTTCCAGTGATTATGCAGATTCTAAACCACTCTGTTCAGACCCTGTAGAAGAGCCCTCTGGGAACTTGGCAGAAGttgggaaaaaggaaaaaaatgatttagGATTACAGTTCTGTGAGAAGGaaaatgtttctgtctgtgatgGGAAAACCGAAGGCCAAGTTAATAAGAAAGGCCTCATCCTTTTTGCTGCCGAATGCGGTGAAAGATCAATTCTTTCTCATGATGTGATGTTAGAAAGAAATCCTGCAAATGAGAGCACGAATCTCGATGTTGATGACctctgtggggaaaaaagagcGGATGGTGCTTGCAAGATAATAGCCAAAGCTCAGAGTGAAACAGCTGATCACACAACAGTGACTACATTGCCGGATAGAATCAGTCAAGAGCTGGCTGAAGGAGATAATGATGAAGGCCCTTTCCATGTAATTGACCCTGCGATCTGTAGTGAAACTGACAGGGAAGCTGAAGAAAACTGCTGTAACTCAGCAAGCGCTGCAGGTCCCAAATTATCTCCATCAGTAGAAGTTGACACGATGGAAATGCCTCTTCCACTCCATTCCCACATGAGGCCATCAGAAAAGGTTTCATGTCCCGACCGGACAgagtgctttaataatgaaagcAGGACATGGCATCAGGAAGGTGCAAACGATGACttctgtcaggcaggaccacaGTCTTCTTCCATCACCACCAATGAAACACACACGACTTTCATTGAATGCGACTGTCAATGGAAATCCAGGTTCAGCAGGAGTCCTACAAAGCCTCTCCCTCCTGGGGATCATGCAATAGAAGGAAGCCACGGTTCCATGGGACATGAGTTCAAAGAGCAGAGTCGCTCCAGCTGTTTTTCTGTCAGGCTTGACCACCTGGAGACGTCGGAAGTCGAACATTCACAGAGAGGAATTGACAGCTTGGACATGACAGCTGTgataaaagaaagcaaagaaatcTTCTGTTTTGTGAAAGAATTGGAAATTAATGAATATATGAACCCAAAGAGAACAGTGGAGTTGGAGGAAAAACCTCTACTGCAGAATGAACAGCACAAGGATAACACAACTGAAGTACTTACTTGTGATTGCAAGGCTGAGTGGAACAAGGGTGAAGCACATGAATGGGACAATGAATTAAAGCTCACCGAAACTGAACAAAGAAGCAAGCTCGAGCGTTTGTCTGACCAACCATTCAGTGCTGACATTTCCATGACAGAAGTGggagaagaggaaagaaaagaagtgaCAGAAGTTGGAGACGAAATGAAAAGTGATGGGCCTGAAAACTCAGAGACATTGGTGCAATCTGAGGATTATGTTCAGCGGCAAAATGACCACAAAGCAGACATGACTCAACTGTCATCTGGTGAAGGCGCTGACGAATGGACAGAGTGGAGCAAATTGCCCTTGGGAAGCGAAGATGGACAAGAACACAAGCTTAGTTGTGTCTCTGATTGCCAAGACAAAGCtgaaaataaagctgactttttAGCCTTCAGTTTTTCTTCAACAACCGATGCAGTCGTACCGTGTCAGGGCAATTTAAGCCATTCACAGAAGGCTCACAGTAATCCCACTTCCATAAACTGCAGTGACAGATTTTCCCCATTGCCATCTGCTTTCTGTAACCTAGTGCCGGAGGGGTTTGACACTTTCGAAAAGATCCAACTCTcaccagatgatgatgatgacgccACTGGAGTGGGCAACATCCCTGTCCTCGTCCGCTTGCCCGGGCAGCGGCTGAAAACACCCGAGCGACTGCTATACCACTTTATGTCAGTGGCAGAAAGCAACATGCATGAGAGGATaccagaagaggaggaggagtgtaTCACTGAGAACATGGCAAACAGGCTTCTTAGCAGTAATTCTGCCTGTAATGAACTCCCAAACTTCATCTTAGGAGCAGATGCCATTGCTCTCGAATGGCCTGAGCGAGAGCCTAACTGTGAATCGGTCTGTGATTCCTCTGAGCACATTCAGGATGAATTAAACCCAGAGTTAATGTCCTCTACTGTTTCCGCTGAGAGTGACAGCCCTGCCTCTGGTGTGAACAGCTGTGCTGAGTTTGAAATGAAAAACCAGTTCGACTCGGTCTTGAAAGAGCTGAATTTGTTTTTTGAGATCAGTAGAAATGACTTTGAAAATGACTGCAAACCAGACTTTATCTCACCTGAGCAGTGCACTGACAGAACTAAAGTCTTGGAAGGCAGCGCTTCAGAACGGACAGAACGTCTCACCAGTCCAGACGTGGGACGCCACAGAGGCGCCGCATCAG ATGATGTTGCCGAGGACCACAGCCTGCACATGTGTGAAGGTGATCCAGTGGTTTCTCGGACTGCTGTCAGTAGTGACGGAGAGCAGGAAGTGCCTCTTAGCGGACACCTGTGCTGGGAAGCACCTgttgcagagaaacacagag GAGCACCTGAGCAGCCCAGGAGACTAGAACCGCTGAAAACATGTGCACGGCCAATCCGGGTTGGACTTTCAAAGAGAGCCAAGACCAAACACCTGCACCGGCCCCGCCCCTATAAGTGA